Proteins encoded by one window of Agarivorans sp. Alg241-V36:
- a CDS encoding efflux RND transporter periplasmic adaptor subunit: MFPTHLRRLLAGAALVLLSACNSSTESAAQVPASLVNIESAQNLKYAPSQQFVGRIEAYQDVDIRAQVSGYLVKRHFEDGQMVKRGQLLYEIDSTRYQAAVAQAKASLAKANAALTNAEINWQRGERLLPKKNISRSEFDRLTAEKLSAEAQLEAAEALLSASLVDLKHTNIVAPFDGRIGQSKVSKGDLITITSGALTNLVSLNPIRASFRVSERERLAMGLDHVDAHSSAQTDSTIVNLIISDSRNYLNQGRLDFIDNRIDLHTGTINISAQFDNPQQQLLPGQYVEVELTSTTLVEATVIPRRAVQSDLEGEFVMLVGEDNKAERRNVTIGPVLEQGVVIHKGLQGNEQVITAGLQRVRHGHPVQVVEKQQG; the protein is encoded by the coding sequence ATGTTTCCCACCCATCTTCGCAGGCTTTTGGCAGGCGCAGCATTAGTTCTTCTTAGCGCTTGTAACTCGTCCACCGAATCTGCTGCTCAGGTACCTGCCAGCTTAGTTAATATCGAATCTGCACAAAACCTTAAATATGCGCCGTCACAGCAATTTGTTGGCCGTATTGAGGCCTACCAAGACGTTGATATTAGAGCGCAGGTGAGTGGCTATCTAGTCAAACGCCACTTTGAAGATGGCCAAATGGTAAAACGTGGTCAGCTGCTCTATGAAATTGACTCAACCCGCTATCAAGCTGCTGTCGCACAAGCCAAAGCTTCCCTAGCAAAAGCAAACGCTGCCTTAACCAATGCTGAAATAAACTGGCAACGCGGCGAACGTTTACTGCCGAAAAAAAATATTAGCCGCTCTGAGTTTGATCGCCTAACCGCCGAAAAACTGTCTGCCGAAGCTCAGCTAGAAGCAGCTGAAGCCTTACTGAGTGCCAGCTTAGTGGATTTAAAACATACCAACATTGTGGCCCCTTTTGATGGTCGAATTGGCCAAAGTAAGGTGAGCAAGGGTGACTTAATCACCATAACCAGCGGCGCCTTAACTAACCTTGTGAGTTTAAACCCCATTCGCGCCAGCTTTCGCGTTTCTGAACGTGAGCGTTTAGCTATGGGGCTTGATCACGTTGATGCTCACTCTAGCGCTCAAACCGACTCCACCATTGTAAATCTGATTATTAGCGACAGCCGCAACTACTTAAATCAAGGTCGTTTGGACTTCATTGATAACCGCATCGATTTACACACCGGCACCATCAACATCAGCGCCCAATTTGATAACCCTCAGCAACAGCTATTACCCGGCCAGTATGTTGAAGTAGAACTCACTAGCACCACTTTAGTTGAAGCTACAGTTATCCCTCGTCGCGCTGTTCAAAGTGACCTAGAGGGCGAATTTGTCATGTTAGTGGGTGAAGACAACAAGGCAGAACGTCGCAATGTCACCATTGGCCCAGTGCTCGAACAAGGTGTGGTGATACATAAGGGTTTGCAAGGTAACGAGCAGGTAATCACTGCTGGCCTGCAGCGTGTGCGCCACGGCCATCCAGTGCAAGTTGTTGAAAAGCAGCAAGGATAA
- a CDS encoding DUF2960 domain-containing protein, which yields MARQITYKYKRQTKVINFSFDKFHDAHEAVAAAEGVDISSFLQMEKQLAMSTRDKATLKEYRAKEFQRLGFSDIRFLKDEEKEAK from the coding sequence ATGGCACGCCAAATAACTTACAAATATAAACGTCAAACCAAAGTCATTAATTTTTCTTTTGACAAGTTTCATGATGCACATGAAGCAGTAGCTGCGGCTGAAGGTGTTGATATTTCTTCGTTTTTGCAAATGGAGAAACAGCTGGCTATGTCTACCAGAGATAAAGCTACCTTGAAAGAATACCGAGCAAAAGAGTTTCAGCGTTTGGGTTTTAGCGACATCCGCTTCTTAAAAGACGAAGAGAAAGAAGCTAAATAG
- a CDS encoding DUF4037 domain-containing protein, with amino-acid sequence MSESTHFLALVDELSALAQVDAILLAGSRASGLADDYSDYDVYVYLNAPLAAETRHELVAKHCQYLELNNQFWETEDDGVLLDGIEIELIYRDFAFLENELHHLVERHQAKVGYSTCFWANLLDSKILYDASGQAKRLQQRFKVTYPSALQQAIINKNAPLLMQQMPAYYFQLAKALKRQDSVSLNHRCAEFLASYFDILFAINALPHPGEKRMLEYAELHCDICPDKLTENVERLLAEVGQVADSLLDTVSLLSETLQQVVTTQTSLTWPAKQ; translated from the coding sequence ATGTCTGAATCTACCCACTTCTTGGCGCTGGTTGATGAGCTTTCTGCGCTGGCACAAGTTGATGCTATTCTTTTGGCAGGCTCACGAGCTAGCGGCTTAGCAGATGATTACTCTGACTACGATGTGTATGTTTATTTAAATGCCCCCTTGGCCGCTGAAACACGCCATGAGTTAGTGGCAAAGCATTGCCAGTATCTTGAGTTGAATAATCAGTTTTGGGAAACCGAAGACGACGGCGTATTGCTCGATGGGATTGAGATTGAACTGATCTATCGTGATTTTGCCTTCTTGGAAAATGAGCTGCATCACTTAGTTGAGCGCCATCAAGCGAAAGTAGGCTATAGCACCTGCTTTTGGGCAAACCTTCTGGATTCAAAAATCCTTTATGACGCAAGCGGTCAAGCCAAGCGCTTACAACAACGTTTTAAAGTGACTTACCCCAGCGCACTGCAACAAGCGATAATAAACAAAAATGCGCCGTTGCTTATGCAGCAAATGCCAGCCTACTACTTCCAATTAGCCAAGGCCTTAAAACGTCAAGATAGCGTTAGCTTGAATCACCGTTGTGCAGAGTTTTTAGCCAGCTATTTTGACATTCTTTTTGCGATTAACGCACTGCCGCATCCCGGTGAGAAACGGATGCTAGAGTATGCTGAATTGCACTGCGATATTTGCCCAGACAAGCTGACTGAAAATGTAGAGCGTTTACTGGCCGAGGTAGGGCAAGTGGCAGACAGCTTATTAGATACTGTGAGTTTGTTAAGTGAAACCCTGCAGCAAGTAGTTACTACTCAAACATCCTTAACTTGGCCGGCTAAGCAATAG
- a CDS encoding trypsin-like serine protease produces the protein MPIAYKAKFGLLALTLFSGASLASPNVAVPYVVGGQDAPKGAYPWMAQLKAGSSHCGAVLIDEQWLLSAAHCTFDQFQEGQHTKAEDIIAFIGEDEFNYSYEEGLPVAEVCQHPNYVDFDSTEEGQVTGDYDLVLMRLTNASSITPIAVNQSAIFDQYSPGFGLRVIGYGRINNDADNPEYLDELQQADLSLTSVSECSDFYGAEWLTGQMFCADSDIADSCSGDSGGPLFIDEGTQYKLAGIVSWGTRSCANAPGVYADVGKLSAWINQVIQASETERTDPSLCSQLAAVPRPSSSGGGAAGGFIVIALLALCRFRKTKS, from the coding sequence ATGCCAATAGCTTATAAGGCTAAGTTCGGATTGCTTGCGCTAACACTATTTTCAGGCGCTTCTTTGGCTAGCCCTAATGTCGCCGTTCCCTATGTAGTCGGAGGCCAGGATGCGCCCAAAGGAGCCTATCCGTGGATGGCTCAACTTAAAGCGGGTAGCAGCCACTGTGGTGCTGTGTTAATTGATGAGCAATGGCTGTTAAGTGCTGCGCATTGTACTTTCGATCAATTTCAAGAAGGTCAGCATACTAAAGCCGAAGATATCATCGCGTTTATTGGTGAAGATGAGTTCAATTATTCTTATGAAGAAGGCTTGCCAGTGGCGGAGGTATGCCAACATCCAAATTACGTTGATTTTGATAGCACAGAAGAAGGCCAAGTTACTGGTGACTATGATCTAGTATTAATGCGTTTAACTAACGCTAGCTCCATTACGCCAATAGCAGTCAATCAAAGTGCTATTTTTGACCAATATAGCCCGGGTTTTGGTTTGCGAGTAATTGGCTATGGTCGAATAAACAACGATGCTGATAATCCCGAGTATCTTGATGAGCTTCAACAAGCCGATCTCTCTTTAACATCAGTTTCAGAGTGTAGCGACTTTTACGGAGCGGAATGGTTAACTGGGCAAATGTTTTGCGCGGATAGTGATATAGCCGATTCATGTTCAGGAGACAGTGGCGGCCCATTATTTATCGACGAAGGCACCCAGTATAAGCTGGCGGGCATTGTGAGCTGGGGGACACGCAGTTGTGCTAATGCGCCTGGGGTTTACGCAGATGTTGGTAAGTTGTCTGCTTGGATTAATCAAGTGATCCAAGCCAGCGAGACAGAGCGTACCGACCCAAGTTTGTGTTCTCAACTAGCCGCTGTTCCTCGACCTAGCTCTAGTGGAGGTGGAGCAGCAGGAGGCTTTATAGTGATTGCCTTATTAGCACTTTGCCGGTTCAGAAAAACCAAAAGTTAA
- a CDS encoding class I SAM-dependent methyltransferase yields the protein MNPKQHTTTGKTNGRLWGLSSQDWANIQEQTCRPVYLAAFEKLNLNETSCYLDVGCGSGMAAALAYQQGAKVHGVDASQALIEIAEQRSPNGSFHVSDIEKLPFEDSRFSCITGFNSFQYAGDPIAALSEAKRVAKPGAAVLIMTWGEPEGMQAASLVAALKPLLPAPPKGDPGPFALSNKTMLREFALESGLKPIEIFDVESPWRYADLDTALRGLASSGVAAKAVENTSHQALDQAHRQALAPFKNHDGSYHIGATFRCLYASA from the coding sequence ATGAATCCCAAGCAACACACAACAACCGGCAAGACTAATGGGCGGCTATGGGGATTGTCATCTCAAGATTGGGCCAATATTCAAGAGCAAACCTGTCGCCCAGTTTATCTAGCCGCATTTGAAAAACTGAACCTTAACGAGACAAGCTGTTACCTAGACGTAGGGTGTGGCTCTGGTATGGCGGCAGCCTTGGCCTATCAGCAAGGAGCCAAAGTGCATGGCGTTGATGCTTCTCAAGCATTAATAGAAATCGCCGAGCAGCGCTCACCAAATGGATCATTTCATGTATCTGATATCGAAAAGCTACCCTTTGAAGATAGTCGCTTTTCTTGTATTACCGGCTTTAATTCTTTTCAATATGCAGGGGATCCGATTGCCGCCTTGAGCGAAGCCAAACGGGTAGCTAAACCTGGCGCTGCGGTGTTAATTATGACCTGGGGTGAGCCAGAAGGAATGCAAGCGGCCTCGCTAGTGGCAGCTTTAAAACCATTATTACCAGCACCTCCTAAAGGCGATCCGGGACCTTTTGCCCTATCTAACAAAACAATGTTGCGAGAATTTGCGCTTGAATCCGGACTAAAACCGATAGAAATCTTCGACGTTGAATCTCCCTGGCGATACGCTGATTTAGACACTGCTTTGCGCGGCTTAGCCTCTTCTGGGGTTGCAGCTAAGGCCGTTGAAAACACTAGCCATCAGGCATTAGACCAAGCTCACCGTCAGGCTTTAGCGCCATTTAAGAACCACGATGGCAGCTATCATATTGGGGCGACTTTTCGTTGCTTATATGCCAGCGCTTAA
- a CDS encoding MoxR family ATPase — MNQIHPQLAPICDYLEQQLLGKPKAVRLALSCLLASGHLLIEDLPGVGKTSLAKWLAAGFGLSFQRIQFTSDLLPADIIGVSVFEPPTQQFKFHPGPIFHHLVLADELNRASPRTQSALLEAMEEQQVSTDGESYSLKAPFFVIATQNPREQLGTFDLPESQLDRFAMRLSIGFPDLDSEMAMLKRGKQTSQSLAALSVEQLLNLQQQVSELHCSDALLDYLLRLVHCSRVLEGASPLSPRCSLTLLACAKAWAFVHHKQHVSPEDVQAVFSAVSAHRLGRGDSGEAYAKQILAEVDPYSDLT, encoded by the coding sequence ATGAATCAAATACATCCTCAATTAGCTCCAATTTGTGACTACCTTGAGCAGCAATTGCTGGGCAAGCCCAAAGCGGTGCGCTTGGCCTTGAGTTGTTTGTTGGCCTCTGGTCACTTGCTGATTGAAGATCTGCCTGGTGTGGGCAAAACCAGTTTAGCCAAGTGGCTTGCTGCAGGCTTTGGTTTAAGCTTTCAGCGAATTCAATTTACTAGCGATTTACTGCCAGCCGATATTATCGGAGTGTCGGTATTTGAGCCGCCTACTCAGCAGTTTAAGTTTCATCCTGGGCCTATTTTTCATCATTTGGTGTTGGCTGACGAGCTTAATCGCGCCAGCCCTAGAACCCAAAGTGCGCTGTTAGAAGCGATGGAAGAACAGCAGGTGAGTACCGACGGTGAAAGCTATTCTTTAAAGGCGCCGTTCTTTGTTATTGCTACGCAAAACCCGCGTGAACAACTTGGCACCTTCGACTTACCCGAGTCTCAATTAGATCGCTTTGCGATGCGCTTAAGCATCGGTTTTCCTGATTTAGATTCTGAAATGGCGATGCTTAAACGAGGCAAGCAAACCAGCCAATCTTTAGCGGCACTTTCTGTAGAGCAGCTGTTGAACTTACAACAACAAGTAAGTGAGCTGCATTGCAGTGATGCTTTGTTAGATTATTTATTGCGTTTAGTTCACTGCAGCCGAGTATTGGAAGGGGCAAGCCCACTGTCGCCACGTTGTAGTTTAACTTTGCTGGCTTGTGCCAAAGCCTGGGCCTTTGTTCACCATAAACAGCATGTCTCTCCAGAAGATGTACAAGCAGTATTTAGCGCGGTAAGCGCTCACCGCTTGGGCCGAGGAGATAGCGGTGAAGCCTATGCCAAACAAATTTTGGCTGAAGTAGATCCTTACAGTGATTTAACTTAG
- a CDS encoding DUF58 domain-containing protein: protein MKFTQLEAFKQWKGIRSAAWLAKRVPSSGSLRLTRKNLFILPTRFGWGFLIALVVMLMMGSNYQNNLIIALGLWLLALWLVCLVLCHQNLSGSTVSLLQRPEGQCDKPLRLLLNIVNHKQPLALAAEIKSWPGKQASEQLDGQLALDLEVKQRGRQLLPRISLSSVFPLGLFRCWTVADFNCELLAYPAPLAGFACPSQEWVEAHDVERAASDSQLQSEFAGLKAYRSGERKSLLAWKQFAAGRGLQTKAFTGNPSIDLHLNDRRHSGLNYEQTLSVLAFWLRQLAQQQQSFSLQVGAEQLASGSGHQQLKAGLRLLAEAPSIDE, encoded by the coding sequence ATGAAGTTCACACAGCTAGAGGCGTTTAAACAATGGAAAGGTATTCGCAGCGCCGCTTGGCTAGCTAAACGCGTACCTAGCAGCGGCAGTTTACGTTTAACTCGCAAAAACCTGTTTATTCTACCTACTCGCTTTGGCTGGGGCTTTTTAATCGCCTTAGTGGTGATGTTGATGATGGGCAGCAATTACCAAAACAACCTAATTATTGCCTTAGGCCTATGGTTGTTGGCGCTTTGGTTGGTGTGCTTGGTGTTATGCCATCAGAACTTATCAGGAAGTACTGTGAGTTTATTGCAGCGGCCTGAAGGGCAATGCGATAAACCGCTTCGTTTATTACTCAATATCGTTAACCACAAGCAGCCGCTGGCCTTGGCGGCCGAAATAAAAAGCTGGCCTGGCAAACAAGCCTCTGAACAGCTCGATGGTCAGTTAGCTTTAGATCTAGAAGTAAAGCAGCGCGGGCGCCAATTACTGCCTCGCATCAGCCTATCCAGTGTATTTCCTCTAGGCTTATTTAGATGTTGGACCGTGGCTGATTTTAATTGTGAATTGCTGGCTTACCCGGCGCCACTGGCTGGTTTTGCTTGCCCTTCTCAAGAGTGGGTAGAAGCCCATGATGTGGAGCGTGCTGCCAGTGATAGCCAGCTACAAAGTGAGTTTGCAGGTCTTAAGGCTTATCGCAGTGGCGAGCGTAAAAGTTTACTGGCTTGGAAGCAGTTTGCAGCTGGGCGGGGTTTACAGACTAAGGCATTTACCGGCAACCCCAGTATTGATTTACACCTTAATGATCGCCGGCACAGCGGTTTAAACTATGAACAAACTCTCTCGGTATTGGCTTTTTGGTTACGTCAGTTGGCCCAGCAACAGCAGAGCTTTAGTTTGCAAGTAGGTGCCGAGCAACTGGCTAGCGGCAGTGGTCATCAGCAACTAAAAGCGGGTCTACGCTTGCTTGCAGAGGCGCCGAGCATTGATGAATAA